A single Chiloscyllium punctatum isolate Juve2018m chromosome 26, sChiPun1.3, whole genome shotgun sequence DNA region contains:
- the LOC140453137 gene encoding C-C motif chemokine 3-like, giving the protein MRTALCVAAVVVGALAICSIQDGVAAAPAGSVTVDCCENFKTTRIPHKRLVSFTRTVGCSTPSIIFTNRRKMRICTRASEKWVQDAVAFLEKKLGI; this is encoded by the exons ATGAGGACAGCACTGTGTGTAGCTGCCGTTGTGGTAGGAGCACTGGCAATCTGCTCGATCCAGGATGGTGTGGCTGCAGCTCCAG CTGGCTCTGTGACTGTCGATTGCTGTGAGAACTTTAAGACCACTCGCATTCCTCATAAACGACTCGTAAGCTTCACCAGGACAGTTGGCTGCTCCACCCCCTCCATCAT CTTCACAAATAGGAGGAAGATGAGAATTTGTACGAGAGCGAGTGAGAAATGGGTTCAAGATGCAGTGGCATTTCTGGAGAAGAAACTGGGGATTTAA
- the LOC140453139 gene encoding eotaxin-like has translation MRTALCVAAVVVGALAICSIQDGVAAAPAGSVTVDCCENFKTTRIPHKRLVSFTRTVGCSTPSIIFTNRRKMRICMRASEKWVQDAVAFLEKKLGI, from the exons ATGAGGACAGCACTGTGTGTAGCTGCCGTTGTGGTAGGAGCACTGGCAATCTGCTCCATCCAGGATGGTGTGGCTGCAGCTCCAG CTGGCTCTGTGACTGTCGATTGCTGTGAGAACTTTAAGACCACTCGCATTCCTCATAAACGGCTCGTAAGCTTCACCAGGACAGTTGGCTGCTCCACCCCCTCCATCAT CTTCACAAATAGGAGGAAGATGAGAATTTGTATGAGAGCGAGTGAGAAATGGGTTCAAGATGCAGTGGCATTTCTGGAGAAGAAACTGGGGATTTAA